The following proteins are co-located in the Leptospira weilii genome:
- a CDS encoding GlmU family protein, which yields MPKVQRILIDEREIPVGLRSLTRIRSFSEIRNGILNTIQRTKELHPDAKIFYAHSNPTFQQAFLERNPKLFPYDEKDVDLVLSPESCLPWNLIDGIAKHIEDDLELSKEVQKWIRKLKVKSNHFHVVGKSKHLHVHSSAVIYPGVVFDTTSGPVIVDKDAKISSFSFIEGPVYIGPNSQIDNARITGATSIGATCRVGGEVGTCLIGDFTNKHHEGFLGHSVLGSWVNIGALATTSDLKNNYGVVKIREESDECITGSIKFGSVISDYCKIAIGVMLNTGTVVDFGSNVVSSRIGGYVFPFTWAESGQPYILDLFLRDARKIMARRNRELTLSETELIRILYESKVKK from the coding sequence ATGCCGAAGGTTCAGAGAATTCTCATTGATGAAAGAGAGATTCCTGTTGGTTTACGTTCTCTGACGCGCATTCGATCTTTTTCGGAGATTCGTAATGGAATTTTGAATACGATTCAAAGAACGAAGGAACTTCATCCGGACGCGAAGATTTTTTATGCGCATTCGAATCCTACCTTTCAACAGGCTTTTTTAGAAAGAAATCCGAAACTTTTTCCTTATGATGAAAAGGACGTGGACTTGGTTTTATCGCCTGAGTCTTGCCTGCCGTGGAATTTAATCGACGGAATCGCAAAACATATAGAAGACGATCTCGAACTTAGTAAGGAAGTTCAGAAATGGATTCGAAAACTCAAAGTGAAATCGAATCATTTTCACGTTGTCGGAAAATCCAAACATCTTCATGTACACTCGTCCGCCGTCATATATCCCGGAGTCGTATTCGATACGACTTCGGGACCCGTGATCGTAGATAAGGACGCAAAGATTTCCTCTTTTTCTTTTATAGAAGGCCCGGTCTACATCGGACCGAATTCTCAAATCGATAACGCAAGAATTACGGGTGCCACGAGTATCGGAGCGACTTGCAGAGTCGGCGGAGAAGTGGGAACCTGTTTGATCGGAGATTTTACGAACAAACACCACGAAGGGTTTTTAGGACATTCCGTTCTTGGAAGTTGGGTGAACATAGGCGCACTCGCGACCACATCCGATTTAAAAAACAATTACGGAGTCGTAAAAATTAGGGAAGAGAGCGACGAATGTATCACCGGCTCCATCAAGTTCGGTTCCGTGATTTCGGACTATTGTAAGATCGCGATCGGAGTGATGTTGAATACGGGAACCGTAGTGGATTTCGGATCAAACGTCGTATCCTCTCGAATCGGCGGATATGTTTTTCCGTTTACTTGGGCGGAATCGGGGCAACCTTATATTCTCGATCTGTTTTTAAGAGACGCTCGAAAAATTATGGCGAGAAGAAACAGGGAACTCACGTTATCCGAAACCGAATTGATTCGCATTTTGTACGAATCTAAAGTAAAAAAATAA